In Glycine max cultivar Williams 82 chromosome 10, Glycine_max_v4.0, whole genome shotgun sequence, the DNA window CCTTGACACCCTTTGCTAATTTGATTCTAGTGAGTAACACTAGCCATGTATGGCAAACAAGTGATTATGGTTCGTCAAGAAAGAAGAGATTAGGATTCATTACCAGATTCATTTAAAGATGGTTAAGGTTCTCAATTTACACGACAATGATGAGTAGTAGGGAATGGGTTTCAGTCGTTTAGATATAGAAATGCACTAATTGCATTATTTGGAAAACGAAACTCCTAATCCAAACCAAATAACTAAAAACGGACTTTAAAATGAACTGGACTGATTTAGTAAAGGTTTGAGTttgataatgtttttatttttatttttatgcacaGATCTAATTGCATCCTATAGTTTTGGATCCTACTCTATTTAGTTAGTCAGCCCAGtgagatttatttaatttatgggAGTATGATATAATGTTTTGGCCCAATAACtcttgaaagaaaaatgattCCAACGAACGGCAAAGAAAGTGACAAATTCGACGTATCTTGTGTGTGGTAGATTGGATTTTTTTGAGGTTAATACGtattatttctttttgaatGGAACATGGGCTCTTTTCCGTAGGTCCAAGAAACCATTACTTGTAGCGTGCTATATTAGAGTTATGTATAATATGGGCTATATATACATACtaatatttctttataaataaataatatggcCTATTACACTAAACTACTTTTTAACAACATCATGGCATTAAGCTATGGTTATATATGATAATACTTCCgttgcattttgaaaataaaatgcacTGCCAGCGTATAATGGAGATTATGAACATGCTATGTTGGATCTTTGGCTCTTCCATGATTGAAAACCAACTAATGATTCAGCCAATGCGGCGCCCAATAAACATGAAACCAAATGCCAACACATATAATTAGCAAGTGTTTGGTGCATGGGACATGTGGATAtataaagtttatatatatatatatatatatatatatatatatatatatatatatatatatatatatataaaatagtattttatataatatgtttaacatttaaatatacttaatgttttattttattctatataatatgttaaacatttaaatatatttaatgtttttgttttgtttaagttAGTAACCTTAActaactatattaaaaaaaattatattaagtcATTGTGATCTTTGTGGCATgcaatattgtttttaaaataattcaacttcctttttttctattttttttgtgcgCACAAAGTTACATATTCATCAATTTACCGTGGCacatgattttataaattttaatagcaTCATgggagtaaaaaaataaaattaattggacTGTGCAATGTGTTATTAGTTTCTCTTTAAGGTGAATACTGATAAATTTGATCTTTCTCGTACACAGAAGAAAATTCCCACTCAAGGTGTAACAATAATATTGCAAGATTAGATTGATGCTCCGTGAAGCCATGGAGATGATAAACGTTTATTAGATTTGCTTCTCCCTGTGATGTGAATCTGTATATGAAACTTGTTATTCCAATTCCCTTCAACCAGAGAATCTAAAAATCTTCGGTATCTATCAGTTTATTGGGTGGTATCTACCATCCTGCTCAGCTGTCATCACTTTTTGTTGCACAAGCTAGGACAAGGCAGCTCAACCCCAATGTGTGTGGTGTTGTGCTTCAAACGAAGAGCAGTGATATCTGAATTAGATACCTCCTTACCCTGCATATTCTGTTTCTTTTTACACTCTCATCACTCATCATTAAATGAAgagttttgtttaaaaaatttagatttacTTTCAtagatttcttatttaattagtaCTAGTAATTCGTATACTAAATATTTGtatcaaaagttaatatatTGTTTCAATCTAAAACCACAAATCTGATATATGAATGCACATTTTTTTCTGAATTCAATTAGAAATAGAATAGTGCCAGCTCTACCCTTCCAATTTGTCATATTCTCAAACCATGATCATACCTAGCCATATATCTCTGGGATGCATGCAGTCTCTTTTACAAAAAAACAGcaataatataaagaaaattactGAATAAAAGATGTGGACAAATAGTTGTGCAGTGGCTtagtaggaaaaaaaacaaaatttatattccatgtttttaatcaagttcaaaatattatctaaagttTAACAATGCTATAAATGTTCTAACCATGATGCTGTTTTGTAAATTGTCTTGTTAGGCTCCATGTTGTTAAGACTTAAGAGTAGCACGGGTGTATTATGAGCCAATCAGGTTGGCTTCGAAAGGATTAGAATTCATTAGTAATATTCTTAATAagtattcatttttcaatttttaagctTCTCATTTCCTTAACACTTCTTTAGGCACTAAAAAATAGTCCTTGCATGTGCTCAAAGCAGTAGAAgtagaattaaaaataaggtACAAACTTTCTGAGGTCTAGTTGAATTCAAATCAAATCCCACAATGTGCCACGGTCAAACTGCATGTTGTTTTCTCCTACCAAAATCAGATTCCTTTCTCTACATGCActccaaaaccaaaaccaaaaccttCTCTCTAGACGGGGGAATACTTTCCCCCACTACTTTTAACACCTAATTAATTCAACTACTTTTGTTCTCATTctcttcaaataataaaaaaactgttctccattttcaaagaactcatttttcttttttagtattAACCAgttatatagagagagaatgAGAGTGCACACTACACAGCTAGTGCACATCTACAGAGGCAATTGCAATtgcatttcaatttcaatacatTGTGCTATACTGTTGCTATCCATCCAAAGGAAAGTGAACCCCAAGGAGACAAAAACCAGAAACGTAGAGTCACTCCACCACACCACAGCACCAAATCCCTTTCCTTTTTTCCCTTCCTGATTCAGCAAAAAAAGCAGAAGAAAAATCCAAGCTTGAACCTCAACCCttgattcttcttttccttAATCAGACTCTCTCTGAATCTGATAttaccacacacacacacgcaaaCACACTTAAAGGTTTTCTTTCCCCCAAAATTACCATGATTTGATCCCCTCTCATCTCTCACCAGTCACCACCACAGACACATAAACCCAAATGGGGTTTCCCAGAAAGTCACTATTCCTTCTTCTGTTACTGATTTTCTTCACAAACCTTGACCTTGCTGAATCTGCTTCTGATTACGCCACCTTGGTCTACAAGGGTTGCTCCAAGGAAACATTCACAGATCCAAATGGTGTATACTCACAAGCCCTCTCATCACTCTTTGGGTCATTGGTCTCACAATCCACAAAAGCAAAGTTCTTTAAGGCCACCACAGGGAATGGTGGCCAAACCTCCATGACAGGGCTCTTCCAATGCAGAGGTGACCTCTCCAACTCCGATTGCTACAACTGCGTGAGCAGGCTCCCGGTCCTCTCCGACAAGCTCTGCGGCAAGACCACCGCCGCCAGAATCCAGCTCCTAGGTTGCTACATGCTGTACGAGGTTGTCGGGTTCTCGCAGCAAATCTCGGGGATGCAGATTCTGTACAAGACATGTGGGGGAACCAATGCTGCTGGGAGAGGGTTTGAGGAGAGGAGGGACACTGCTTTCTCCGTGATGGAAAATGGTGTGGTGAGTGGCCATGGCTTCTATGCTACCAGCTACCAGTCTTTGTATGTGATGGGGCAGTGTGAGGGAGATGTTGGTGATTCTGATTGTGGTGAGTGTGTCAAAAGTGCTGTTCAGAGAGCACAGGTTGAATGTGGAAGCTCCATTTCAGGCCAGGTCTATTTGCACAAGTGCTTCATTAGTTATAGTTATTACCCTAATGGTGTTCCAGGAAgacactcttcttcttcttcagcttcaTCATCATCCTCTAATTCTtactcctcctcttcttctggTAATAAACTAATACCTAGACACCAAAAGAGATAAGAATGAATGACattaaatttgtgtttgtttgtttggccTTGTTTCATTTCACATGCATAGAGCTCAAGGAGATATAAGGTCGGTCTAGTGGTTAGTGAAGGAAGAAGGGAGATACGAAAGATCGTGGGTTCGAATCTCTCTCCCATTTCTAACTAaagtaa includes these proteins:
- the LOC100813400 gene encoding plasmodesmata-located protein 2, producing MGFPRKSLFLLLLLIFFTNLDLAESASDYATLVYKGCSKETFTDPNGVYSQALSSLFGSLVSQSTKAKFFKATTGNGGQTSMTGLFQCRGDLSNSDCYNCVSRLPVLSDKLCGKTTAARIQLLGCYMLYEVVGFSQQISGMQILYKTCGGTNAAGRGFEERRDTAFSVMENGVVSGHGFYATSYQSLYVMGQCEGDVGDSDCGECVKSAVQRAQVECGSSISGQVYLHKCFISYSYYPNGVPGRHSSSSSASSSSSNSYSSSSSGQNTGKTVAIILGGAAGVAFLVICLMFARSLKKKRDGY